From the Anaeromyxobacter dehalogenans 2CP-1 genome, the window TTCGAGATCGCGATGGAGTGCCCGGAGTTCACCTGCGTGTGCCCGATGACCGGGCAGCCGGACTTCGCCACCATCCGCCTCCGCTACGTCCCGGCCGAGCGCTGCGTGGAGCTGAAGAGCCTGAAGCTGTACCTGTGGAGCTTCCGGAACGAGGGCACGTTCCACGAGGCGGTGACGAACCGCATCTGTGACGACCTCGTGGCTGC encodes:
- the queF gene encoding preQ(1) synthase, whose translation is MPTQPSRDLQTFPNPKPGRPFEIAMECPEFTCVCPMTGQPDFATIRLRYVPAERCVELKSLKLYLWSFRNEGTFHEAVTNRICDDLVAALAPRWIEVVGDFAVRGGIHTVVTARHGERPAGV